From the Comamonas odontotermitis genome, one window contains:
- a CDS encoding DUF4845 domain-containing protein: protein MRANQPTTRSRQRGMSFIGLVLWGFIIVALAIVGSKAVPIVIENMNIKKAAIKAARQGTTVQEVRAIYARAQAIDDMTSVNDKDLEVTKDQEGKIVVSYSYERDIPLYGPVYLVFRFNDSVK from the coding sequence ATGCGAGCCAACCAACCCACAACCCGTAGCCGCCAGCGCGGAATGTCCTTCATCGGCCTGGTGCTCTGGGGTTTCATCATTGTGGCGTTGGCAATTGTGGGCAGCAAGGCCGTTCCCATCGTGATCGAGAACATGAACATCAAGAAGGCTGCCATCAAGGCCGCCCGGCAAGGAACGACTGTTCAGGAAGTGCGTGCCATTTATGCACGGGCACAGGCCATTGATGACATGACTTCGGTCAATGACAAGGATCTGGAAGTGACCAAGGACCAGGAAGGCAAGATTGTGGTGTCGTACAGCTATGAGCGCGACATTCCGCTGTACGGGCCGGTGTACTTGGTCTTCCGTTTTAACGATAGTGTGAAATAG
- the rnc gene encoding ribonuclease III, translating into MESELSRLQERLQYSFSNGALLQRAVTHRSFCAEHNERLEFLGDSVLGLAVSTMLFQKLKTTPEGDLSRIRANLVKQDTLHQIALRLELAKVLRLGEGEAKSGGRERPSILADAVEAIIGAVYLDAGYTQAEEIVHHLYERVEISQHMPAASKDAKTALQEWLQARKQPVPLYEVTGTTGAAHAQTFHVDCTVPAFKAKSQGAGPSRRAAEQAAAAIMLQQLQTQHR; encoded by the coding sequence GTGGAATCAGAACTCAGCCGATTGCAGGAACGCCTGCAGTACTCTTTCTCGAACGGTGCGTTGCTGCAGCGAGCGGTAACGCACCGTAGTTTTTGTGCAGAGCATAATGAGCGCCTCGAATTTTTGGGCGACTCGGTTCTGGGCCTGGCGGTATCGACCATGCTGTTCCAGAAGCTCAAGACCACGCCGGAAGGCGATCTCTCGCGTATCCGCGCCAACCTCGTCAAGCAAGATACCCTGCACCAGATCGCCCTGCGGCTGGAGCTGGCCAAGGTATTGCGTCTTGGAGAAGGGGAGGCCAAATCCGGCGGGCGCGAGCGGCCTTCGATCCTGGCGGATGCCGTAGAAGCCATCATCGGCGCAGTGTATCTGGATGCCGGTTATACCCAGGCCGAAGAAATCGTGCACCATCTGTACGAGCGCGTCGAGATTTCGCAGCACATGCCAGCTGCCTCCAAAGATGCCAAGACGGCACTTCAGGAGTGGCTGCAGGCGCGCAAGCAGCCGGTGCCTCTGTATGAGGTGACCGGTACCACGGGGGCAGCCCATGCGCAGACTTTCCATGTGGACTGCACCGTGCCGGCCTTCAAGGCCAAGAGCCAGGGCGCGGGCCCGTCGCGCCGCGCAGCAGAGCAGGCGGCTGCCGCCATCATGCTGCAACAATTGCAAACCCAGCACCGCTGA
- the era gene encoding GTPase Era: MADLDAMLAAAKPGSAVARAADEPESAEVAPTGPQRCGLIAIVGKPNVGKSTLMNALVGQKISITSRKAQTTRHRITGIRSRDNTQFVFVDTPGFQTKHSTALNKSLNKTVMGAIGDVDLILFVVEAGSFTLADAKVLGLFKPGIPTLLIANKLDNVHRRHEIAPWLQGMQERHPFAEFVPMSAKNKGDIERLFGICEKYLPEQAWFYGADELTDRSEKFLAAETVREKLFRFTGDELPYTSTVVIDKFDEEPSKAHGRFMRIAATIVVERDGHKAMVIGEKGEKLKRISTEARQELEKLMGAKVFLEVWVKVKSGWADDEARVKSFGYE; this comes from the coding sequence ATGGCCGACCTCGATGCCATGCTCGCTGCAGCCAAGCCTGGTTCGGCCGTGGCGCGTGCTGCAGATGAACCGGAATCTGCAGAAGTTGCACCCACGGGCCCCCAGCGTTGCGGCCTGATCGCCATCGTCGGCAAGCCCAATGTGGGCAAGTCCACCCTGATGAATGCGCTGGTGGGCCAGAAGATATCGATCACCTCGCGCAAGGCGCAGACCACGCGGCACCGCATCACGGGCATCCGCAGCCGGGACAATACCCAGTTTGTGTTTGTCGACACGCCTGGATTCCAGACCAAGCACTCCACGGCACTGAACAAATCGCTGAACAAGACCGTCATGGGCGCGATTGGCGATGTGGATCTGATCCTGTTCGTGGTGGAGGCGGGCAGCTTCACGCTGGCTGACGCCAAGGTGCTGGGCCTGTTCAAGCCCGGCATTCCCACCTTGCTGATTGCCAACAAGCTCGATAACGTGCACCGCCGCCACGAGATCGCGCCCTGGCTGCAGGGCATGCAGGAGCGCCATCCGTTTGCCGAGTTCGTGCCCATGTCGGCCAAGAACAAGGGTGATATCGAGCGCCTGTTTGGCATCTGTGAGAAATACCTGCCTGAGCAGGCCTGGTTCTATGGCGCAGATGAGCTGACCGACCGCAGCGAAAAGTTTCTGGCGGCCGAGACTGTCCGCGAAAAGCTCTTCCGCTTTACCGGCGACGAGCTGCCCTATACCTCTACCGTGGTCATCGACAAGTTCGACGAAGAACCGAGCAAGGCGCACGGCCGCTTCATGCGCATTGCCGCGACGATTGTGGTGGAGCGCGACGGCCACAAGGCCATGGTGATCGGCGAAAAGGGTGAAAAGCTCAAGCGCATCAGTACCGAAGCACGGCAGGAACTGGAAAAGCTCATGGGTGCCAAGGTGTTCCTCGAAGTCTGGGTCAAGGTCAAATCCGGCTGGGCAGACGATGAGGCACGCGTCAAATCCTTTGGCTACGAGTAA
- the recO gene encoding DNA repair protein RecO: MAVKRVNDEPAFILHRYDWSESSLILECFTRHRGRVALVAKGVKKPTSSFRPVLLALQPLKLSWGIGGDGASDIHTLKSAEWVGGHTMPVAEGLLSGLYLNELLMRLLAREDPFADLFDMYAGVVRVLATDHGEVLEPVLRAFELLLLRELGHLPSLAVQTLSLQPVQEKAHYVLVPEGGLRAATPHDRASLCGSQWLQLEAALHTANPYPHVLRACVLCAGELKAQLRAVLQHHCGQPVLRTRQLMMDIQSL; this comes from the coding sequence ATGGCCGTCAAACGCGTCAACGACGAACCCGCCTTCATCCTCCATCGCTATGACTGGAGCGAATCCAGTCTGATCCTGGAGTGCTTCACACGCCACCGCGGGCGTGTGGCTCTGGTGGCCAAGGGGGTGAAAAAGCCGACCTCCAGCTTTCGTCCCGTGTTGCTGGCGCTGCAGCCGCTCAAGCTCTCGTGGGGCATTGGCGGTGACGGTGCGTCCGACATTCACACGCTCAAAAGCGCGGAATGGGTGGGTGGCCATACCATGCCAGTGGCCGAAGGCCTGCTGTCCGGCTTGTACCTGAATGAACTCCTGATGCGCCTTCTGGCACGTGAAGACCCGTTTGCCGACCTGTTCGACATGTATGCCGGGGTGGTGCGGGTGTTGGCTACAGACCACGGAGAAGTGCTTGAGCCTGTGCTGCGCGCCTTCGAGTTGCTGCTGCTGCGTGAACTGGGCCATCTGCCTTCGTTGGCGGTGCAGACCCTCTCCCTGCAGCCCGTGCAGGAGAAGGCGCACTACGTACTGGTGCCAGAGGGAGGGCTGCGGGCCGCCACCCCGCATGACCGGGCCAGCCTCTGCGGTAGCCAGTGGCTGCAGCTGGAGGCTGCGCTGCACACTGCAAATCCATACCCGCATGTGTTGAGGGCTTGCGTGTTGTGTGCGGGCGAGTTAAAAGCACAATTGCGTGCTGTGCTGCAACACCATTGCGGCCAGCCGGTACTGCGTACCCGCCAGTTGATGATGGACATCCAATCGCTATGA
- a CDS encoding pyridoxine 5'-phosphate synthase, with translation MTTPVKTALSVNLNKVALIRNTRHLGIPSVTRAARLCLEAGAQGITVHPRPDERHIRADDVEKLAEVVATWPVAREFNIEGNPFHNLMEFVRKYRPHQATFVPDGEDQFTSDHGWSFPQDAERLKPLIAECKALGVRVSLFMDPIPEQMAAVKAVGADRVELYTEPYAAAFGTPEQSTQIRRYAAAAQAAQAAGLGVNAGHDLSLRNLTPFVANVPGVLEVSIGHAFVTDALELGYAEAVRAYLRSLAARPDGVLL, from the coding sequence ATGACCACCCCCGTGAAAACCGCCTTGTCGGTCAACCTCAACAAGGTTGCCTTGATCCGTAACACCCGCCATCTGGGCATTCCCAGTGTCACCCGTGCCGCGCGTCTGTGCCTGGAAGCGGGCGCCCAGGGCATCACCGTGCATCCGCGCCCGGACGAGCGCCATATCCGCGCCGATGATGTGGAAAAACTGGCCGAGGTCGTGGCCACCTGGCCTGTGGCCCGCGAGTTCAACATCGAAGGCAACCCTTTTCACAACCTGATGGAGTTCGTGCGCAAGTACCGCCCGCACCAGGCCACCTTTGTGCCCGATGGCGAAGACCAGTTCACCAGTGACCACGGCTGGAGCTTTCCGCAGGATGCCGAGCGCCTCAAGCCCCTGATTGCTGAATGCAAGGCGCTGGGCGTACGCGTGAGCCTGTTCATGGATCCCATCCCCGAGCAGATGGCTGCGGTCAAGGCCGTCGGTGCCGACCGGGTGGAGCTGTACACCGAGCCCTATGCCGCAGCCTTTGGCACGCCAGAGCAAAGTACGCAGATTCGGCGATACGCTGCAGCCGCGCAGGCAGCGCAGGCAGCAGGCCTCGGTGTGAACGCCGGGCACGACCTGAGTCTGCGCAACCTCACACCGTTTGTAGCCAATGTGCCGGGCGTGCTCGAAGTCTCCATTGGCCATGCTTTCGTGACCGATGCGCTGGAGCTGGGCTACGCCGAAGCCGTGCGCGCCTATTTGCGCTCCCTTGCGGCGCGGCCGGATGGAGTGCTCCTGTAA
- the acpS gene encoding holo-ACP synthase produces MIYGIGTDICDIRRIRATLERQGERFAHKVLAEGELATWRRRSERWPDRGVRYLATRFSAKEAFSKAVGLGMRMPMTWRHCEIVNLASGKPAIALHGELATWFAAQGLTAHITVTDEVDYAASFCVVEKL; encoded by the coding sequence ATGATCTACGGCATTGGTACCGACATCTGCGATATCCGCCGCATTCGCGCCACCCTGGAACGCCAGGGCGAGCGTTTTGCCCACAAAGTGCTGGCAGAGGGCGAGTTGGCGACATGGCGGCGCCGTTCCGAGCGCTGGCCAGACCGTGGCGTGCGCTACCTTGCCACGCGCTTTTCCGCCAAGGAAGCCTTCAGCAAGGCGGTGGGGCTGGGCATGCGCATGCCCATGACCTGGCGCCACTGCGAAATCGTCAACCTGGCGAGCGGCAAGCCGGCCATTGCCTTGCATGGTGAGCTGGCCACCTGGTTTGCTGCACAAGGGCTCACGGCGCACATCACGGTGACCGACGAGGTCGATTACGCGGCGAGTTTCTGTGTGGTGGAAAAGCTGTAG
- the nagZ gene encoding beta-N-acetylhexosaminidase yields MTMHAPLIIDIAGKQLTDVDRKRLAHPLVGGIILFARNWENRSALVQLCADIKAVKPDLLICVDHEGGRVQRFRSDGFTHLPPMRAFGQMWMDDGKGSKHREGSGAMRAMNAATAAGYVLGAELRACGVDFSFTPVLDLDYGESSVIGDRSFHRDPRVVAALARSLMHGLLQAGLGNCGKHFPGHGFVKADSHVDIPVDTRSLSAILTEDAAPYPWLSSVLTAVMPAHVIYPKVDTRPAGFSEKWLKDVLRSRLRYDGAIFSDDLSMEGARRIGGQLIGYTDAALAALNAGCDMVLLCNQSLGLGAHVDELLAGMDAALHDGRWVPDADSESRRLALLPDTEPQAWDDLMHQPAYRNALDLLV; encoded by the coding sequence ATGACCATGCATGCACCACTGATCATCGATATCGCCGGCAAACAGCTCACCGACGTGGACCGCAAGCGTCTGGCTCACCCGCTGGTGGGCGGCATCATTTTGTTTGCCCGCAACTGGGAAAACCGCTCCGCACTGGTGCAGCTGTGCGCCGATATCAAGGCTGTCAAGCCAGATCTGCTGATCTGTGTCGATCACGAGGGCGGGCGCGTGCAGCGCTTTCGCTCCGACGGCTTCACGCACCTGCCGCCCATGCGCGCCTTTGGCCAGATGTGGATGGATGACGGCAAGGGCAGCAAGCACCGTGAGGGCAGCGGCGCCATGCGCGCCATGAACGCAGCCACTGCGGCGGGCTATGTGCTGGGCGCGGAGCTGCGCGCCTGTGGCGTGGACTTCAGCTTCACGCCGGTGCTCGATCTTGACTATGGCGAAAGCTCCGTCATCGGCGACCGCAGCTTCCACCGCGATCCACGCGTGGTGGCGGCGCTCGCTCGGAGCCTGATGCATGGCCTGCTGCAGGCGGGCCTGGGCAACTGCGGCAAGCATTTTCCCGGCCATGGCTTCGTCAAGGCAGATTCGCATGTCGACATTCCTGTCGACACGCGCAGCCTTTCTGCCATTCTGACCGAAGACGCAGCGCCTTACCCCTGGCTGTCCAGCGTGCTCACGGCCGTGATGCCAGCGCATGTCATCTACCCCAAGGTCGACACACGCCCCGCGGGCTTCAGCGAAAAATGGCTCAAGGACGTGCTGCGCAGCCGCCTGCGCTATGACGGCGCCATTTTCAGCGACGACCTCAGCATGGAAGGCGCTCGCCGCATTGGGGGCCAGCTCATCGGCTACACCGACGCAGCCCTGGCGGCCCTGAATGCGGGCTGCGACATGGTGCTGCTGTGCAACCAGAGCCTGGGCCTGGGCGCACATGTGGACGAACTGCTGGCTGGTATGGATGCGGCGCTGCACGACGGCCGCTGGGTGCCCGACGCTGATTCCGAATCGCGCCGCCTGGCCCTGTTGCCCGACACCGAGCCCCAGGCCTGGGACGACCTGATGCACCAGCCTGCCTACCGCAATGCGCTGGACCTGCTGGTCTGA
- a CDS encoding LysR substrate-binding domain-containing protein: MPKPLSTQPSLDLLRTLVAVGQRMSITLAAQDLYLTQSAVSKQIRQLEQALGVALLVRSHRSIAFTTAGERLYQSADQHLRALHGTLAQIAAQGQRHSVTVSASIGITALWLLPRLGRFQQRCPDVDVRVAADNRLHGPQTPDIDLAIRYCAAQDAPAGAQRLFGESLVPVAHPSLNAPRLDTPAQVASLVLLELDLPNRPWLHWHGWLQAQGWPASGTQRMLRYNQYDQVIQAAIAGQGVAIGRYELIAPMLEDGRLVALAPIDPTLSPYGYWLVPFASARQRHADDAQGALARFAQWVREEAGVVA, translated from the coding sequence ATGCCTAAACCACTGTCTACCCAGCCTTCGCTGGATCTGTTGCGCACCCTGGTCGCCGTGGGCCAGCGCATGAGCATCACCTTGGCGGCCCAGGATCTGTATCTGACCCAATCTGCCGTCAGCAAGCAGATCCGCCAGTTGGAACAAGCCCTGGGCGTGGCCCTGCTGGTGCGGAGCCACCGCAGCATTGCGTTCACCACAGCGGGCGAGCGGCTGTACCAAAGTGCCGATCAGCATCTGCGGGCGCTGCATGGCACGCTGGCGCAGATTGCCGCACAGGGCCAGCGCCACAGCGTCACCGTCTCTGCCAGCATCGGCATTACCGCGCTGTGGTTGCTGCCGCGCCTGGGGCGCTTTCAGCAGCGCTGCCCCGATGTGGATGTGCGCGTGGCTGCAGACAACCGGCTGCATGGCCCGCAGACACCGGATATCGACCTGGCCATCCGCTATTGCGCAGCGCAGGACGCCCCTGCCGGAGCGCAGCGCCTGTTTGGCGAATCACTGGTGCCGGTGGCCCACCCGTCATTGAACGCACCACGGCTGGATACACCTGCACAAGTCGCCAGCCTGGTGCTGCTGGAGTTGGACTTGCCCAACCGCCCCTGGCTGCACTGGCATGGCTGGCTGCAGGCGCAGGGCTGGCCCGCTAGCGGCACGCAGCGCATGCTGCGCTACAACCAGTACGACCAGGTGATTCAGGCAGCCATTGCCGGGCAAGGGGTGGCAATCGGACGTTATGAGTTGATTGCCCCGATGCTGGAGGATGGGCGCCTTGTGGCGCTCGCCCCCATCGACCCCACGCTCAGCCCTTATGGCTACTGGCTGGTGCCCTTTGCCTCGGCCCGCCAGCGCCATGCGGACGACGCCCAGGGCGCGCTGGCACGCTTTGCGCAATGGGTACGCGAGGAGGCTGGTGTCGTCGCCTGA
- a CDS encoding MFS transporter, whose product MTNHSKHFPSPLQDEVWRRRWQLVLAGGIIMGCALGVRHVQGLLMQPVILERGWSREDFAWAVALQNLVWGLAQPFTGMVADRFGAVRVMLASAALYALGLVLMAQSQSTWLLTWGDGVLVGIALSGTGFAVVYGALSRLFSPAQRPWALGVAGALGGLGQFLMVPLTQSLLLQWNWQLVVLALAAVMAVAAPLALLLRQCKPSAANSQAALAEPVEPALNMRSALQQAFGHQGFWLLNAGFLACGFQLAFIAAHLPAYLLDQGLGAREAGICLALVALANVFGTYACSWAGGWMRRKYALALLYLVRSAIMLWFVLTPVSAATAYIFSVAMGLLWLGTVPLTNGLIAQVFGVRYLSTLFGFVFFGHQVGGFLGAWLGGLVYDATHSYLWLWWAAIALGVLAALLHWPINDAALGEARANRLASVPR is encoded by the coding sequence ATGACCAACCATTCCAAGCATTTCCCATCCCCCTTGCAGGACGAAGTCTGGCGCCGCCGCTGGCAGCTGGTGCTGGCCGGCGGCATCATCATGGGCTGCGCACTGGGCGTACGCCATGTGCAGGGCCTGTTGATGCAGCCTGTCATTCTCGAGCGCGGCTGGAGCCGTGAGGATTTCGCCTGGGCCGTGGCGCTGCAGAACCTGGTGTGGGGGCTGGCCCAGCCCTTCACCGGCATGGTGGCCGATCGCTTTGGTGCCGTACGGGTGATGCTGGCCAGCGCCGCACTGTATGCCTTGGGCCTGGTGCTCATGGCGCAATCGCAAAGCACCTGGCTGCTGACCTGGGGCGATGGGGTATTGGTGGGCATTGCCCTGTCGGGCACGGGCTTTGCCGTGGTCTATGGAGCACTCAGCCGCTTGTTTTCTCCGGCGCAACGGCCTTGGGCGCTGGGTGTGGCGGGCGCACTGGGCGGCTTGGGCCAGTTTCTGATGGTGCCCCTGACCCAGAGCCTGTTGCTGCAGTGGAATTGGCAACTGGTAGTGCTGGCGCTGGCTGCCGTCATGGCGGTGGCGGCCCCACTGGCGCTGTTGCTGCGCCAGTGCAAGCCCTCAGCGGCTAATTCTCAGGCGGCGCTTGCCGAACCTGTAGAACCTGCCTTGAACATGCGTAGCGCGCTGCAGCAGGCCTTTGGTCACCAGGGGTTCTGGCTGCTCAATGCTGGTTTTCTGGCCTGTGGCTTTCAGCTCGCCTTCATTGCCGCGCATCTGCCTGCCTATCTGCTGGACCAGGGGCTGGGGGCGCGGGAGGCCGGCATCTGCCTGGCGCTGGTGGCGCTGGCCAATGTGTTTGGCACCTATGCCTGCAGCTGGGCGGGCGGCTGGATGCGCCGCAAATACGCGCTGGCGCTGCTGTATCTGGTGCGATCGGCGATCATGTTGTGGTTCGTGCTGACGCCGGTTTCCGCTGCCACTGCCTATATCTTTTCTGTGGCCATGGGCCTGCTGTGGCTCGGCACTGTGCCACTTACCAACGGCCTGATCGCACAGGTGTTTGGCGTGCGCTACCTCAGCACCTTGTTTGGTTTTGTGTTCTTTGGTCACCAGGTGGGGGGCTTTCTGGGGGCGTGGTTGGGCGGGTTGGTCTACGACGCCACCCATTCGTACCTGTGGCTGTGGTGGGCTGCCATTGCCTTGGGAGTGCTTGCAGCACTGCTGCACTGGCCCATCAATGACGCGGCGCTGGGCGAGGCTCGTGCAAACCGGCTCGCGTCTGTGCCTCGGTGA
- a CDS encoding ABC transporter substrate-binding protein, with protein sequence MKTGVWAATAAALVLLTGVAKADLLADIQKKGELVVGVLGTDEPNSFIDPKTRELVGYDVDLGKAVAQKIGVKPVFKQLTVAARIPELQQGHVDLLAASLTHTKEREAQLDFSITTFVTGQTVLVKKSSGINDVPDLAGKRVVTVKGGTQEPNTKKAVPTATVITFDTAPQAFQALQQGKGAAFVNDDKSVVRALVQLGDKGKDYKILPSNLSIEPLALGIRKGESGLKQVVDSTLRELEASGKAEALYEQWYGQQSPLKMPKRNFKFDSDQVAE encoded by the coding sequence ATGAAGACCGGTGTATGGGCTGCCACTGCGGCGGCGTTGGTATTACTGACAGGCGTGGCAAAGGCAGATCTGCTGGCAGACATTCAGAAAAAGGGTGAGCTCGTGGTGGGCGTACTTGGCACGGATGAGCCCAACAGCTTCATCGACCCCAAGACCCGCGAACTGGTGGGCTACGACGTGGATCTGGGCAAGGCAGTCGCGCAGAAGATCGGCGTCAAGCCCGTGTTCAAGCAACTGACCGTGGCGGCGCGCATTCCGGAGCTGCAGCAGGGCCATGTCGATCTGCTGGCCGCATCGCTCACCCATACCAAGGAGCGCGAAGCGCAGCTGGATTTCTCCATCACCACCTTTGTGACCGGCCAGACCGTGCTGGTCAAGAAGAGCAGTGGCATCAATGATGTGCCGGATCTGGCGGGCAAGCGCGTGGTCACGGTCAAGGGTGGCACGCAGGAGCCCAACACCAAGAAGGCCGTGCCCACCGCAACCGTCATCACTTTCGACACCGCACCGCAGGCCTTCCAGGCCTTGCAGCAGGGCAAGGGCGCAGCCTTTGTCAACGATGACAAAAGCGTGGTGCGCGCCCTGGTGCAACTGGGCGACAAGGGCAAGGATTACAAGATTCTGCCCTCCAACCTGAGCATAGAGCCTCTGGCACTGGGCATCAGGAAGGGCGAGAGTGGATTGAAACAGGTGGTGGACAGCACGCTGCGCGAACTGGAAGCGAGCGGCAAAGCCGAAGCCCTGTACGAGCAATGGTATGGGCAGCAGAGCCCCCTGAAGATGCCCAAGCGCAACTTCAAATTTGACAGCGATCAAGTGGCAGAGTGA
- a CDS encoding ABC transporter substrate-binding protein, translated as MERRVWMAAVAGLAWMAAGAANADQLADIQKKGELIIGVYGSSEPFSFIDPQTREMVGYEVDIGKAVAQKLGVKPVIKQLNLAARIPELQQGHVDILAAALTHNKEREALVDFSLTTYVTGQKVMVKKTSGINDVPDLAGKRVVTAKGSTMEVNIRKVVPTAVIVTFDTSPQAFVALQQGKAVGFVNDEISLVQANYELGERSKDYRVLPMNLSTEPLALGIKKGEAGFKKMVDDLLREMEASGAANALYEKWFGQQSKLKLPARSFKWDSDKIAE; from the coding sequence ATGGAAAGGCGTGTGTGGATGGCAGCGGTGGCCGGTCTGGCATGGATGGCTGCTGGCGCGGCGAACGCAGACCAGTTGGCCGACATCCAGAAAAAGGGCGAGTTGATCATCGGCGTCTACGGCTCCAGCGAGCCTTTCAGCTTCATCGACCCTCAGACTCGCGAAATGGTGGGCTATGAGGTGGACATTGGCAAGGCCGTCGCACAGAAGCTGGGTGTCAAACCCGTCATCAAGCAGCTCAATCTGGCAGCTCGCATACCCGAGCTGCAGCAAGGCCATGTCGACATCCTTGCCGCAGCCCTGACCCACAACAAGGAGCGCGAGGCGCTGGTGGATTTCTCGCTGACCACCTATGTCACCGGCCAGAAAGTCATGGTCAAGAAAACCAGTGGCATCAATGACGTGCCGGACCTGGCAGGCAAACGTGTGGTGACTGCCAAGGGCAGCACGATGGAGGTCAATATCCGCAAGGTGGTGCCCACTGCAGTGATCGTGACCTTTGATACCTCGCCCCAGGCCTTTGTAGCCCTGCAGCAGGGCAAGGCCGTAGGCTTTGTCAACGACGAAATCAGCTTGGTGCAGGCCAACTACGAGTTGGGCGAGCGCAGCAAGGACTACCGGGTGCTGCCGATGAATCTGAGCACCGAGCCCCTGGCGCTGGGCATCAAGAAGGGCGAAGCCGGTTTCAAGAAAATGGTGGATGACCTCCTGCGTGAGATGGAGGCCAGCGGCGCTGCCAATGCCCTGTACGAAAAATGGTTTGGCCAGCAAAGCAAGCTGAAGCTGCCAGCGCGCAGCTTCAAATGGGACAGCGACAAGATTGCAGAATGA
- a CDS encoding ABC transporter substrate-binding protein yields MKRRVWIAAVASLVAASGMAHADQVADIQKKGELVVGVLGTDEPLSFIDPKTRELAGYDVDLGKAVAAKLGVKPVFKQITLAARIPELQQGHIDLLAASLTHNKEREAQIDFSLTTFVAGQKVLVKAGSGIKDVADLAGKRVSTAKGSSMEVNIRNAVPTVTVVSFDTSPQALVAMQQGKVAAFVNEDQSLARALVQMGDQRKDYVMLPTSISSEPLALGIKKGEAGLKKVVDDTLRELEAGGKAESMYEHWFGQQSALKLPKRSFKFETDKID; encoded by the coding sequence ATGAAAAGACGTGTATGGATTGCAGCCGTTGCCAGCCTGGTAGCGGCCAGTGGCATGGCGCATGCCGACCAGGTGGCCGATATCCAGAAGAAGGGCGAGCTCGTGGTGGGTGTGCTCGGTACGGACGAGCCTCTGAGCTTCATCGACCCCAAGACCCGCGAGCTGGCGGGCTATGACGTCGACCTGGGCAAGGCCGTGGCGGCCAAGCTAGGAGTCAAGCCGGTGTTCAAGCAGATCACGCTGGCAGCACGCATCCCCGAGCTGCAGCAAGGCCACATCGACCTGCTGGCCGCGTCCCTCACGCATAACAAGGAGCGTGAGGCACAGATCGACTTCTCGCTGACCACATTCGTGGCGGGCCAGAAGGTGCTGGTCAAGGCGGGCAGCGGCATCAAGGATGTGGCCGATCTGGCCGGCAAGCGCGTATCGACGGCCAAGGGCAGCTCGATGGAAGTGAACATCAGGAACGCCGTGCCGACCGTGACCGTGGTGTCCTTCGACACTTCGCCCCAGGCACTGGTGGCGATGCAGCAGGGCAAGGTGGCCGCCTTCGTCAATGAGGACCAAAGTCTCGCACGGGCGCTGGTGCAGATGGGTGACCAGCGCAAGGACTATGTGATGCTGCCTACCAGCATCAGCTCCGAGCCACTGGCACTGGGCATCAAGAAGGGCGAAGCCGGCCTCAAGAAGGTCGTGGATGACACCCTGCGCGAGCTGGAAGCCGGTGGCAAGGCCGAATCCATGTACGAACATTGGTTCGGTCAGCAAAGCGCACTGAAGCTGCCCAAACGCAGCTTCAAGTTCGAGACCGACAAGATCGACTGA
- a CDS encoding amino acid ABC transporter permease — protein MTTFDVQMLLSGQYHDMLVAGFKMSLQYLFYAFWIALPLGLVIALCRLSPFKALRWIGATYVEVIRSIPLLAHMLFWYFGVPELLPAAWKEALYAGPVESICAVVALGVYTAAYMAEDIRSGIRAVPAVQMEASRALGLTYMRTMRLVILPQALRFTVPPLISQTLNMWKGTSIATVIGAAEMMYQAGQVESQSFRSFEAFAFASVAYLAVSLVITFAAIWFQHRYPVRTM, from the coding sequence ATGACGACTTTTGATGTGCAGATGCTCTTGTCGGGCCAGTACCACGATATGTTGGTGGCCGGCTTCAAGATGTCGCTGCAGTATTTGTTCTACGCCTTCTGGATTGCGCTGCCGCTTGGTCTGGTGATCGCTCTGTGCCGTCTGTCGCCGTTCAAGGCACTGCGCTGGATTGGCGCCACCTATGTCGAGGTAATCCGCAGCATTCCACTGCTGGCGCATATGCTGTTCTGGTACTTTGGTGTGCCCGAGCTCTTGCCTGCAGCATGGAAGGAGGCGCTCTACGCCGGGCCGGTCGAATCGATCTGCGCCGTGGTGGCCTTGGGGGTGTACACCGCAGCCTATATGGCAGAAGACATCCGCAGCGGTATCCGCGCCGTGCCTGCCGTGCAGATGGAGGCATCGCGCGCGCTGGGTCTGACCTACATGCGCACGATGCGCCTGGTCATACTGCCGCAGGCATTGCGTTTTACCGTGCCGCCCCTGATCTCGCAGACCCTGAACATGTGGAAGGGCACATCGATCGCCACCGTGATCGGTGCGGCCGAGATGATGTACCAGGCCGGGCAGGTGGAGAGCCAGTCCTTCCGCAGCTTTGAAGCCTTTGCATTTGCGAGCGTGGCCTATCTGGCCGTCTCGCTGGTGATCACTTTTGCCGCCATCTGGTTCCAGCACCGTTATCCGGTGCGCACGATGTAA